From Nicotiana tabacum cultivar K326 chromosome 15, ASM71507v2, whole genome shotgun sequence, the proteins below share one genomic window:
- the LOC107761108 gene encoding phospholipid hydroperoxide glutathione peroxidase, chloroplastic, whose translation MASMVFASTPLSAKSFVKLRTNSKYSPSSCFVPSPFRDSYLHLSYKISHVKSSKSSFIQGDGFSNFSLPKFSRVANSVSPSLNTIKAGEKTVYRFEAYDIRENKYISLRKYSGKVLLIVNIPEQGSDETKSEIKLLNELHNRYKDGKPKGFAVLGFLYDNKETGTSVYGGGKQEILNTAEFPLFDKVKLNEKHEHWYGTDENKRDEDLYYFLKKETKGGDITEEFVKILVDWTGVPAKQRYDPFPISDDETKKSEVVKSGENPGATAGPREDPRFVLENAIARLVR comes from the exons atggcTTCTATGGTTTTTGCATCAACACCTTTGAGTGCTAAATCATTTGTCAAACTAAGAACAAACTCAAAATACTCTCCTTCTTCATGTTTTGTTCCTTcaccctttagggattcttattTACATTTATCATACAAGATTTCTCATGTTAAGTCTTCCAAATCTTCATTTATTCAGGGTGATGGTTTCTCTAATTTTTCATTACCAAAATTTTCAAGAGTTGCTAATTCAGTTTCTCCATCTTTGAATACTATTAAAGCTGGAGAAAAAACTGTATATCGTTTCGAAGCGTACGATATT AGAGAAAACAAATATATCTCCCTCCGCAAATACAGTGGGAAGGTTCTGCTAATTGTTAATATTCCAGAGCAAGG TTCTGATGAGACAAAGTCGGAAATCAAGCTTCTCAATGAACTGCATAACAGGTACAAAGACGGAAAACCTAAAG GATTTGCGGTTCTAGGGTTTCTCTATGATAATAAAGAAACAGGCACATCAGTATATGGAGGGGGAAAACAAGAAATTCTTAATACTGCTGAATTTCCACTTTTCGACAAG GTTAAATTGAATGAAAAACATGAACATTGGTATGGCACTGACGAAAATAAAAGAGATGAAGATCtttattattttctcaaaaaagaaacaaaaggagGAGATATTACAGAGGAATTCGTTAAAATTTTAGTAGATTGGACTGGAGTTCCTGCAAAACAACGCTACGATCCCTTCCCAATATCAGATGATGAAACTAAAAAATCGGAAGTTGTGAAATCGGGCGAGAACCCGGGTGCTACCGCTGGACCACGAGAAGATCCCCGCTTTGTTCTTGAG AATGCCATTGCTAGATTAGTTCGCTGA